One Fuerstiella marisgermanici DNA window includes the following coding sequences:
- a CDS encoding alanine/glycine:cation symporter family protein — MPHFSLSRGRQIALLAVATAFLNFPGMTLAAPQEAVDNTASTDEPAAIPAADDAEDSRGLVQRFNDALEPVNEWFGNMNGHIASVIFFPVPVGPAKVVAEAPAPVDDPVATDTPDDEAEAAPEKQPSWLQKLNRSIESQYRTMPLAVIILLVGATFFTIRMGFINIRGFVHAIKVTAGKYDDPEDEGEVTHFQALTAALSATVGLGNIAGVAIAICLGGPGATLWMVLAGFIGMTSKFVECTLGQLYREERPDGRIMGGAMFYLSRGLPEVGLGPLGKVLGVMFAVLCVGGSFAGGNSFQVNMSLGAVGEVWPFLAPPQNPGDADYRWVYGLGMSVVTGMVIIGGIRRIASAAEKIVPAMCGIYVAAAIVILIKNFDSLPAAVSLIFSDAFSGKAVAGGMVGVLVVGFQRAAFSNEAGVGSAAIAHAAAKTDHPVREGVVAMLGPFIDTVIICTMTALVIVVTGAWNPETSLEFKQQIEGGNGAALTSVAMDSEISGFKYVLGVAVILFAFSTMISWSYYGERCWAYLFGDGTSMLYRSIFLVFTFLGSILSSTNVLEFGDLMIFGMAIPNIIGVVLLSGKVRKHLDEYWVKVKSGEFDREVETRAAAETPSDS, encoded by the coding sequence ATGCCCCATTTTTCGTTATCTCGCGGCCGTCAAATCGCTTTACTGGCTGTCGCAACTGCGTTCCTTAATTTCCCCGGAATGACGTTGGCGGCCCCTCAGGAAGCCGTCGACAACACCGCCTCGACAGACGAACCTGCAGCCATTCCCGCAGCAGACGACGCTGAAGACAGTCGCGGGCTGGTGCAACGCTTTAACGATGCTCTGGAACCAGTCAACGAATGGTTCGGCAATATGAATGGCCATATCGCGTCGGTGATCTTTTTTCCGGTCCCGGTCGGGCCGGCCAAAGTTGTTGCGGAAGCGCCCGCACCTGTCGACGACCCCGTCGCCACAGACACGCCCGATGACGAAGCGGAAGCCGCGCCGGAAAAGCAGCCGTCCTGGTTGCAGAAACTGAATAGGTCAATAGAAAGCCAATACAGAACGATGCCGCTGGCCGTCATCATTTTGCTGGTGGGAGCGACCTTCTTCACCATCCGCATGGGCTTCATCAACATTCGCGGATTCGTACACGCGATCAAGGTCACGGCGGGCAAGTACGACGATCCGGAAGATGAAGGCGAGGTCACTCACTTCCAGGCTTTGACGGCCGCGCTGTCGGCAACGGTTGGACTTGGAAACATCGCGGGCGTGGCGATCGCCATCTGCCTTGGCGGTCCCGGCGCAACGTTGTGGATGGTTCTGGCAGGATTCATCGGAATGACGTCCAAGTTTGTCGAATGCACGCTGGGGCAGCTTTACCGAGAAGAGCGGCCGGACGGACGAATCATGGGCGGAGCGATGTTTTACCTGTCGCGCGGCCTGCCGGAAGTCGGGCTTGGCCCATTGGGGAAAGTGCTGGGAGTTATGTTTGCAGTGTTGTGCGTCGGCGGATCGTTTGCCGGCGGCAATTCGTTTCAGGTAAATATGTCGCTGGGGGCCGTCGGTGAAGTCTGGCCGTTTCTGGCACCGCCTCAAAATCCGGGCGATGCTGATTACCGGTGGGTGTATGGGCTGGGGATGTCTGTCGTCACCGGAATGGTCATCATCGGCGGAATCCGACGCATTGCATCCGCCGCTGAAAAGATCGTTCCCGCCATGTGTGGCATCTATGTCGCAGCGGCAATCGTGATCCTGATCAAAAACTTTGACAGCCTGCCGGCCGCCGTTAGTTTGATTTTCAGCGACGCATTCTCCGGGAAAGCTGTCGCAGGTGGAATGGTGGGCGTGCTGGTCGTTGGTTTCCAGCGAGCTGCGTTTTCAAACGAAGCAGGTGTCGGTTCCGCCGCGATCGCTCACGCCGCCGCGAAGACCGACCATCCGGTGCGAGAGGGCGTGGTCGCGATGCTGGGACCGTTTATTGACACGGTCATCATTTGCACCATGACTGCTTTGGTGATTGTGGTCACGGGGGCATGGAATCCAGAAACCAGCCTTGAATTCAAACAGCAGATTGAAGGCGGAAACGGAGCGGCCTTAACCTCAGTCGCAATGGATTCTGAAATCAGCGGATTCAAATATGTGTTGGGCGTCGCGGTGATTCTGTTCGCATTTTCCACGATGATTTCGTGGTCCTATTACGGCGAACGCTGCTGGGCCTATCTGTTCGGCGACGGCACTTCCATGCTTTACCGATCGATCTTTTTAGTCTTCACGTTTTTGGGTTCAATCCTGTCGTCTACAAACGTGCTGGAGTTCGGTGACCTGATGATCTTTGGCATGGCGATCCCCAATATCATCGGCGTGGTTTTGTTGTCCGGCAAGGTCCGGAAACATCTCGACGAATACTGGGTGAAGGTCAAAAGTGGCGAGTTTGACAGAGAAGTCGAAACGCGTGCAGCAGCCGAAACGCCATCCGACTCCTAA
- a CDS encoding NAD-dependent epimerase/dehydratase family protein produces MSTIAVFGGSGKIGRRAVEMLGTRGHSVRALVHRSAVPGDHVTSVQGNVASAADCAKVVGNADVVIQLATTKEDADTFFDVSLRGTFNILEACRHAKNVRQFILLSGDAAQGIWFYPHPKPINEDAPLAAYPGYYAFSKVMEETMTQQYRIQYGLNTTILRSSWVFEGDDLLNHFSLLKNVKPAEPGHGFGEVPADVLELVRTGQERIPILLDASGNPLTRHIVHIDDVIQAIDRSLENDQAMGRDYNIAAEQPFQYRDAAIYISEKLAVPTVEIPNPQYHPFCIDIARAKQEIGYAPENDFRRMVDRAIEFRKANC; encoded by the coding sequence ATGTCAACAATTGCCGTCTTTGGTGGCTCCGGAAAAATCGGCCGCCGCGCTGTGGAGATGCTCGGCACGCGAGGCCACAGCGTGCGAGCTCTGGTGCATCGCAGCGCCGTGCCTGGCGATCATGTAACCAGCGTGCAGGGCAACGTGGCGAGCGCCGCCGACTGTGCAAAAGTCGTGGGCAATGCGGACGTTGTTATCCAACTGGCAACCACCAAGGAAGACGCCGACACGTTTTTTGACGTTAGCCTGCGTGGCACGTTCAATATTCTGGAAGCCTGCCGCCACGCAAAGAACGTCCGCCAGTTCATCCTGTTAAGTGGCGATGCGGCTCAGGGAATCTGGTTTTACCCACATCCTAAACCCATTAACGAAGACGCACCGCTGGCCGCCTATCCGGGGTACTATGCGTTTTCTAAAGTCATGGAAGAAACCATGACTCAGCAGTACCGAATTCAATACGGATTGAACACGACGATTTTGCGTTCGTCCTGGGTGTTCGAAGGCGACGATCTGCTAAACCATTTTTCGCTTCTAAAGAACGTGAAGCCGGCGGAACCGGGACACGGGTTTGGTGAAGTCCCGGCCGACGTGCTGGAACTGGTTCGCACCGGCCAGGAACGAATTCCCATTCTGCTGGATGCGTCCGGCAACCCGCTCACGCGACACATCGTGCATATCGACGACGTGATCCAGGCCATTGATCGCTCGCTGGAGAACGATCAGGCAATGGGGCGAGACTACAACATCGCGGCAGAGCAGCCGTTTCAGTATCGCGACGCGGCCATCTACATTTCAGAGAAGCTTGCCGTACCGACCGTCGAAATCCCGAATCCGCAGTACCACCCGTTCTGCATCGACATCGCGCGAGCAAAGCAGGAAATCGGATACGCGCCGGAAAACGATTTCCGACGCATGGTGGACCGAGCCATCGAGTTTCGGAAAGCCAACTGTTAG
- a CDS encoding putative collagen-binding domain-containing protein — MNRLIPAASVILMQFAMIDVPAVDSGIQPWNENAWYWSYRGKPVLLLGGSDDDNLFQWPEQQLIPQLDRLTAAGGNVIRNTMSDRNDKDFEVYAFQQLKNGKYDLNRWNDEYWTRFERMLAETAKRKIFVQIEIWDRFDYTDNRDSDHWQAHPYNPGNNVNYSHEQSGFAKRYPDHPGANKQAFFFTTPKQRNNQVVLTIQQRYVNKLLDHSLQYDHVLYCIDNETNGDEEWSRYWAEFVKHRAAKDEHKIYVTEMWDDWNLAADRHKRTFDHPELYDYVDVSQNNHNKGQKHWDNFLHVRNILAGQPRPMNTTKTYGATGNKFGHNDQDAIERFWRHLLAGAASMRFHRPDSGLGINNKAVACIKAARKLESLIPLWSVQPAMDLLSKRDTNEAYVAANKGLAYAVYFPSGGEVQLNATDVKGSLKLRWINIDTGEFGDDDSIEGGRQITLTSPSKANWCAAIVAQ; from the coding sequence ATGAACCGTCTAATTCCCGCAGCGTCCGTGATTCTGATGCAGTTCGCGATGATTGACGTGCCCGCCGTTGATTCAGGTATTCAGCCATGGAACGAAAATGCGTGGTACTGGAGCTATCGCGGAAAGCCGGTGCTGCTGCTTGGTGGTAGCGACGATGACAACCTGTTTCAGTGGCCGGAACAGCAGCTCATTCCACAGCTTGATCGCCTGACCGCCGCCGGTGGCAACGTGATTCGCAACACGATGAGCGACCGCAACGACAAAGACTTCGAAGTCTACGCGTTCCAGCAGCTTAAAAACGGCAAGTACGATCTGAATAGATGGAACGATGAATACTGGACTCGGTTCGAACGGATGCTGGCGGAAACAGCCAAACGTAAGATCTTCGTGCAGATCGAAATCTGGGACCGCTTTGACTACACGGACAACAGAGACAGCGACCACTGGCAGGCTCATCCGTACAACCCTGGCAACAACGTAAACTATTCGCACGAACAGTCCGGCTTCGCGAAACGCTACCCCGACCATCCGGGCGCGAACAAGCAAGCGTTCTTCTTCACCACGCCGAAGCAGCGTAACAATCAGGTGGTGCTGACGATTCAGCAGAGGTATGTGAACAAGTTGCTGGATCATTCATTGCAATATGATCACGTGTTGTACTGCATTGATAACGAAACGAACGGGGACGAGGAGTGGAGTCGCTACTGGGCCGAATTCGTCAAGCATCGAGCGGCGAAGGACGAACACAAAATCTACGTCACCGAAATGTGGGACGACTGGAATCTGGCCGCTGACCGTCACAAGCGCACGTTCGATCACCCGGAACTCTACGATTACGTCGACGTTTCTCAGAACAATCACAACAAAGGCCAAAAGCACTGGGACAACTTTCTGCACGTGCGAAATATCCTGGCAGGTCAGCCGCGTCCGATGAACACAACCAAAACCTACGGAGCGACCGGCAACAAGTTTGGCCACAACGACCAGGACGCGATTGAACGGTTCTGGCGACATCTGCTGGCCGGAGCGGCGTCGATGAGATTTCATCGCCCCGACTCGGGACTCGGAATCAACAACAAGGCGGTCGCGTGTATCAAAGCCGCGCGGAAGCTGGAATCGCTGATTCCGTTGTGGTCTGTGCAACCGGCGATGGATTTGTTGTCCAAACGCGATACCAACGAAGCATACGTCGCCGCGAATAAGGGGCTCGCCTATGCCGTCTACTTTCCTTCCGGCGGTGAAGTGCAACTAAACGCGACGGACGTGAAGGGTTCGTTAAAACTACGCTGGATCAATATCGACACTGGCGAATTTGGCGACGACGATTCAATCGAGGGCGGTCGACAGATCACGTTGACTTCGCCGAGCAAAGCAAACTGGTGTGCCGCGATCGTAGCTCAGTAG
- a CDS encoding bile acid:sodium symporter family protein, with translation MSVLKRHWFLFGLLVSIPAAASLAQADLPQSVVDGILSVPTSYCTASILFLMAVTLDSGRLLNSVRRPMPAVLSCGVNQIVLPLLCLPLLAFQKSADLKVGLLIAASVPSTMAAASVWTRRAGGNDAVSLLVTLLTNGLCFVVTPIWMTVGSRWFATTDTSAGLGFQDMVVRLTLAALVPAVIGQVLRGSVPVRSFVDRNKPTFSTVAQLIILLLVFVSSFKGGQHFTSGSMADNLRHAEFATVWACCIGLHLAAMLILWTTSGTLKIAEEDRRACVFAGSQKTLPIGILVSQATGLPFSLLPILMYHASQLFIDTWVADRLKLRPDSQPKA, from the coding sequence ATGTCCGTTCTCAAACGTCACTGGTTTCTGTTTGGCCTGTTGGTATCGATACCGGCAGCTGCCAGTCTGGCTCAGGCTGATCTTCCGCAAAGCGTTGTCGACGGCATTCTGTCGGTGCCGACGTCGTACTGCACGGCCTCTATTTTGTTTTTGATGGCAGTGACTCTGGATAGCGGACGCCTGCTGAATTCTGTTCGACGGCCAATGCCTGCTGTCCTGTCCTGCGGCGTTAACCAAATCGTACTGCCGCTGTTGTGTCTTCCGCTGCTGGCATTTCAGAAGTCAGCGGACCTGAAAGTCGGGCTGCTGATTGCGGCCAGTGTCCCATCTACAATGGCTGCCGCATCCGTGTGGACTCGCCGTGCCGGTGGCAATGACGCGGTCTCGCTGCTTGTGACACTGCTGACCAATGGGCTGTGCTTTGTGGTCACGCCGATCTGGATGACCGTCGGGAGTCGTTGGTTTGCCACAACGGATACGTCGGCGGGGCTTGGCTTTCAGGACATGGTGGTGCGTCTGACGCTGGCTGCGTTGGTGCCAGCAGTGATTGGTCAGGTTTTGCGAGGCTCCGTGCCCGTGCGATCCTTCGTCGACCGCAATAAGCCGACGTTCAGCACGGTGGCCCAGCTGATCATTCTTTTATTGGTCTTTGTGTCGTCGTTTAAAGGCGGACAGCACTTTACGTCCGGCAGTATGGCCGACAACCTGCGTCATGCCGAATTCGCGACCGTTTGGGCCTGCTGTATTGGCCTGCATCTGGCCGCTATGCTTATCCTGTGGACCACGTCTGGCACACTTAAGATCGCAGAAGAAGATCGCCGCGCGTGTGTGTTTGCGGGTAGTCAGAAGACGTTGCCGATCGGGATATTGGTGTCTCAGGCAACCGGGCTTCCTTTTTCGTTGCTGCCCATCCTGATGTACCACGCGTCTCAGCTGTTCATCGATACCTGGGTTGCGGACCGGCTAAAGCTGCGACCGGATAGTCAGCCAAAGGCCTGA
- a CDS encoding c-type cytochrome domain-containing protein gives MLLRILIVTSLMTVAGGRALAQQPVEPLLQKYCLGCHNDTDKEVGLSLQTMASLKAGSDNGPVIDSETPAKSLLAAVLHKGADNAMPPDGEPQPTDAERQRLLQWVLDGAKIKSMAAGVPSVPAVKPFDKVVPALLASAHVPQHKAVAVAGARHVALLEQDSLEAKWRVAVDNARVTQLSLATTQPWLVAASGMPGVNGKALLLSVDDGRVVKEFGGHTDAVYSAVINPSDRLIATAGYDRRILLHDVDSGKVLKNLDGHNGSVFSLCFDPSGKLLCSASADGTVKVWNVETGERLDTLSQPTAEQYAVLISRDGKQIFAAGADNRIRTWQLVSRDTPRINRLTASRFAHEQAIHRMALSADGTLLASAAEDGTLRVWTTSPLEHHQILPRQKRPVTSLTFVNNSKLLITRLDGSLELLAVKPSTAAPSTSGGPSTAEVASVMLPEKINEISEAENNNDVQNAQAVSLPATITGVIKPDGGNDRDVDCFRFSASAGQQLVLEVAAQQNKSPLDSKIEVLTTDGKRIVRTQLQAVRDSYFTFRGKDSDTANDYRVFNWREMELNEYLYADGEVVKLWMYPRGPDSGYMVYPGFGKRFAYFGTTPTSHALQAPCFIVVPHAPDEKLTPNGLPVFPIYFENDDDPQRELGSDSRLLFTAPATADYTVRLTDARGFSGADFSYSLTVRSPKPDFEVAINTRKVSVAAGTGKEVVFTAKRIDGFDGPITIDITGLPAGFGFSGPIEIEAGQLQAFGTVYATDGAKEPTPEQLANIKVVAASEVHGEKDLGKWEELELVTDPKLKVLVTRSGASDEQPPSAEKPLVLTIQPGDTIQATVKLDRRKHNGIVSFGKENSGRNLPHGVFVDNIGLNGLLLLSDQSEREFFITAAKVIHESTSTFYLKSNVDGITSLPVTLKVVASNGLAPGKQVTNR, from the coding sequence ATGTTGTTGCGAATTCTCATTGTCACCTCGCTGATGACCGTTGCGGGCGGACGCGCGTTGGCTCAGCAACCGGTTGAACCGCTGCTTCAGAAATATTGCCTGGGCTGCCACAACGATACCGACAAAGAAGTGGGGCTGTCTTTGCAGACGATGGCTTCGCTGAAAGCAGGAAGCGACAACGGGCCTGTGATTGATTCTGAGACGCCTGCCAAGAGCCTTTTGGCCGCCGTCCTGCACAAAGGTGCGGACAACGCGATGCCGCCCGACGGCGAACCGCAACCTACCGACGCCGAACGCCAACGATTGCTGCAGTGGGTTTTGGATGGTGCAAAAATCAAGTCGATGGCGGCTGGCGTACCGAGTGTTCCTGCCGTGAAACCATTTGATAAAGTCGTGCCTGCACTGCTCGCGAGCGCCCATGTTCCGCAGCACAAGGCGGTCGCTGTGGCCGGTGCGAGGCATGTTGCGCTGCTGGAACAAGACAGTCTTGAAGCTAAGTGGCGAGTGGCCGTGGACAACGCGCGGGTGACTCAGCTTTCGTTGGCGACGACTCAACCGTGGCTGGTCGCGGCGTCTGGAATGCCGGGCGTTAACGGCAAGGCGTTGCTGTTAAGCGTGGACGATGGTCGTGTGGTGAAGGAGTTCGGCGGCCACACAGATGCTGTCTACTCGGCCGTCATCAACCCTTCTGATCGTCTGATCGCGACGGCCGGTTATGATCGTCGAATTCTGCTGCACGATGTGGACAGCGGCAAGGTGCTGAAGAATCTGGATGGACACAATGGCAGTGTCTTTTCGCTTTGCTTTGATCCGTCCGGCAAGTTACTGTGCAGCGCCAGTGCCGATGGCACGGTGAAGGTGTGGAACGTTGAAACTGGTGAGCGGCTTGACACGCTGAGCCAGCCCACCGCAGAACAGTATGCTGTGCTGATCAGTCGCGACGGCAAACAGATCTTCGCGGCCGGCGCTGACAATCGTATTCGCACGTGGCAATTGGTCTCACGCGACACGCCGCGAATCAACCGGTTGACAGCTTCGCGGTTTGCTCACGAACAGGCGATCCACCGCATGGCGCTTTCGGCCGATGGAACGCTACTGGCGAGTGCAGCGGAAGATGGAACGCTGCGAGTCTGGACGACATCGCCGCTGGAACATCATCAGATTTTGCCGCGACAGAAACGCCCCGTCACATCGCTGACTTTCGTCAACAATAGCAAGCTGCTGATCACTCGGCTGGACGGAAGTTTAGAGCTGCTGGCCGTCAAACCCAGCACCGCTGCTCCTTCAACTTCGGGCGGGCCTTCGACCGCTGAGGTCGCCTCGGTGATGCTTCCTGAAAAAATCAACGAGATCTCGGAAGCGGAAAACAACAACGATGTTCAGAATGCTCAGGCGGTTTCGCTGCCCGCAACTATCACAGGAGTGATCAAGCCAGACGGCGGTAACGACCGCGACGTCGATTGCTTCCGTTTTTCTGCCTCCGCCGGCCAACAGCTTGTTCTGGAAGTGGCGGCGCAACAGAACAAATCGCCACTTGATTCGAAGATCGAAGTTCTCACAACCGACGGAAAACGCATCGTGAGAACCCAGCTTCAGGCTGTCCGTGATTCTTACTTTACGTTTCGAGGCAAAGATTCTGATACGGCCAACGATTACCGCGTTTTTAACTGGCGGGAAATGGAGCTGAACGAGTACCTGTATGCTGACGGCGAAGTCGTCAAACTTTGGATGTATCCACGGGGACCGGATTCCGGCTACATGGTCTATCCGGGATTCGGCAAACGCTTCGCATACTTTGGCACCACGCCTACGTCGCATGCATTGCAGGCTCCCTGCTTTATCGTCGTGCCCCACGCTCCTGACGAAAAGCTAACACCAAACGGTCTGCCCGTATTTCCGATCTACTTCGAAAACGACGACGACCCGCAACGTGAACTCGGCAGCGATTCTCGCCTGCTGTTCACGGCACCGGCCACCGCCGACTACACGGTTCGACTAACCGACGCGCGCGGTTTCAGCGGCGCTGACTTCAGCTACTCGCTGACAGTTCGTAGTCCGAAGCCGGATTTTGAAGTGGCCATTAATACTCGGAAAGTCAGCGTCGCCGCAGGCACGGGCAAAGAGGTGGTATTCACAGCAAAACGGATTGATGGCTTCGACGGGCCGATCACGATCGACATCACCGGGTTGCCAGCCGGTTTTGGTTTTTCCGGGCCGATCGAAATTGAGGCCGGGCAGCTGCAGGCGTTTGGTACGGTGTACGCCACCGACGGTGCAAAGGAGCCGACTCCTGAACAGCTTGCTAACATCAAAGTCGTCGCTGCGTCAGAAGTTCACGGCGAAAAAGATTTGGGGAAGTGGGAAGAACTGGAGCTAGTAACCGATCCAAAATTGAAGGTCCTTGTGACTCGCAGCGGAGCATCTGATGAGCAGCCGCCTTCTGCGGAAAAACCGTTGGTACTAACGATTCAGCCCGGGGACACGATCCAGGCGACTGTGAAACTGGATCGTCGGAAACACAACGGCATTGTCTCGTTCGGCAAGGAAAACTCCGGCCGCAACCTGCCTCACGGAGTTTTTGTGGACAATATCGGGCTGAATGGTTTGCTACTGTTAAGCGACCAATCGGAACGAGAATTCTTCATCACGGCAGCGAAAGTGATTCACGAATCAACGTCCACGTTCTATCTAAAGTCGAACGTCGACGGGATCACCTCGCTACCTGTCACGCTGAAAGTTGTGGCTTCCAACGGATTGGCTCCCGGCAAACAGGTGACCAATCGTTAA
- a CDS encoding DUF1207 domain-containing protein, with product MSLITRQTSQSAMRYVFAVALGWVATHPVAGFCQAETDNAPTVVFDTRNVEDVFNSPTAPLESVAAAIEQPVSYSQPACFEPFNNQPQDCYPNSVLPVGLLYRSYIAGPHEPRMGTVAHYDLSDKSWRWDSTLGGRVGIYRRDQPPRMNLDAWQIDLEGAVMVRLDPNEKMDLESSDYRFGLLWTGRLDRISYKAGYFHVSSHVGDEYQIKNPGFQRVNYVRENLIVGTSFDATPEWRLYGEIAWAIAVSGGAKPLQFQFGTEYAKQASRPQAGAPFAALNFQMRQEVNFAAGVTAMTGWQWKGPVTGRTLRTGLQYFNGPSNQYEFYQRFDNQLGAGIWLDY from the coding sequence ATGTCCTTAATCACACGCCAGACAAGTCAGTCCGCAATGCGATACGTGTTCGCAGTTGCGTTAGGATGGGTTGCGACGCACCCCGTCGCTGGCTTCTGCCAGGCAGAAACGGACAACGCGCCGACGGTGGTTTTTGACACTCGAAATGTCGAAGACGTGTTCAACTCGCCGACTGCACCTTTGGAAAGCGTCGCGGCTGCGATTGAGCAACCGGTTTCGTATTCACAGCCGGCGTGTTTTGAACCGTTCAACAATCAACCGCAGGACTGCTATCCGAACAGCGTTCTGCCCGTGGGGCTGTTGTACCGTTCTTATATTGCCGGCCCGCACGAACCTCGCATGGGCACGGTGGCTCACTACGATCTCTCTGACAAAAGCTGGCGTTGGGATTCGACTTTAGGCGGCCGCGTCGGCATCTATCGACGCGACCAGCCGCCTCGGATGAATCTGGATGCCTGGCAGATCGATCTCGAAGGAGCCGTCATGGTGCGACTCGATCCCAACGAAAAGATGGACCTGGAATCATCTGACTACCGCTTTGGTCTGTTGTGGACCGGTCGGCTGGATAGAATTTCATACAAGGCAGGTTACTTTCACGTGAGCTCGCACGTTGGCGACGAGTACCAGATCAAGAATCCCGGTTTTCAGCGGGTGAACTATGTGCGAGAGAACCTAATCGTGGGGACGTCGTTTGATGCGACTCCGGAATGGCGTTTGTACGGCGAAATCGCCTGGGCGATTGCTGTGAGCGGTGGGGCTAAACCGTTGCAGTTTCAATTCGGAACTGAATATGCAAAACAAGCCAGTCGTCCACAAGCTGGTGCTCCGTTTGCTGCATTGAATTTTCAAATGCGGCAGGAAGTCAATTTTGCAGCAGGCGTCACTGCGATGACAGGCTGGCAGTGGAAGGGCCCGGTCACCGGACGCACCCTTCGCACGGGCCTGCAGTACTTTAACGGCCCGTCGAACCAGTACGAATTCTATCAACGGTTCGACAACCAACTGGGTGCCGGAATCTGGCTGGATTACTAA